From a region of the Colius striatus isolate bColStr4 chromosome 22, bColStr4.1.hap1, whole genome shotgun sequence genome:
- the SLC16A1 gene encoding monocarboxylate transporter 1 produces MPPAVGGPVGYTPPEGGWGWAVVIGAFISIGFSYAFPKSITVFFKEIEVIFNASSSKVSWISSIMLAVMYAGGPISSVLVNKYGSRPIMIAGGCLSGCGLIAASFCNTVEELYFCVGVVGGLGLAFNLNPALTMIGKYFFKKRPLANGLAMAGSPVFLSTLAPVNQLFFGIFGWRGSFLILGGLLLNCCVAGSLMRPIGPKPDQLKKEAAKDVLQEAGKAGKKDDGDTSADLIGGKGKKEKSTLFQTINKFLDLSLFTHRGFLLYLSGNVIMFFGLFTPLVFLSNYAKSKKIANESAAFLLSILAFVDMVARPSMGLVANTKWIRPRVQYFFAISVIYNGVCHLLAPMSSSYAGFCIYAGFFGFAFGWLSSVLFETLMDLVGAQRFSSAVGLVTIVECCPVLLGPPLLGRLNDMYGDYKYTYWACGVILIISGIYLFIGMGINYRLVAKEQKAAEEKAKSEGKEEETNIDEAEKQKEANNDVTPSPQKSTEDGVKEEESHM; encoded by the exons ATGCCACCGGCCGTTGGAGGCCCCGTGGGATACACACCCCCAgaaggaggatggggatgggccgTGGTCATCGGAGCCTTCATCTCCATTGGGTTCTCCTATGCCTTCCCCAAATCCATCACTGTGTTCTTCAAAGAGATTGAGGTCATCTTCAATGCATCCAGCAGCAAGGTCTCCTGGATCTCCTCCATCATGCTGGCTGTTATGTATGCAGGAG GGCCCATCAGCAGTGTCCTGGTGAACAAGTACGGCAGTCGGCCCATCATGATTGCCGGCGGCTGCCTGTCAGGCTGCGGGCTCATCGCAGCCTCCTTCTGCAACACGGTGGAGGAGCTCTACTTCTGCGTTGGGGTTGTGGGGG GCCTTGGACTCGCCTTTAACTTGAACCCAGCCTTAACCATGATCGGCAAGTACTTCTTCAAGAAGCGCCCGCTGGCCAACGGGCTGGCCATGGCGGGCAGCCCCGTCTTCCTCTCCACGCTGGCTCCTGTCAACCAGCTCTTCTTCGGCATCTTCGGCTGGCGCGGCAGCTTCCTCATCCTCGGCGGGCTCCTGCTCAACTGCTGCGTCGCCGGGTCACTGATGCGGCCCATAGGCCCCAAACCCGACCAGCTGAAGAAAGAAGCTGCCAAggacgtgctgcaggaggccggGAAGGCCGGGAAGAAGGACGATGGTGACACCAGCGCAGACCTCATCGGGGggaagggcaagaaggagaagAGCACGTTGTTCCAGACCATCAATAAGTTCTTGGACCTGTCCCTGTTCACACACAGGGGATTCCTGCTCTATCTGTCGGGCAACGTGATCATGTTCTTCGGGCTCTTCACCCCTTTGGTCTTCCTCAGCAATTACGCAAAGAGCAAGAAGATCGCCAACGAGTCTGCGGCCTTCCTGCTCTCCATCCTGGCCTTCGTAGACATGGTGGCCAGGCCTTCCATGGGACTGGTGGCAAACACCAAGTGGATCAGACCCAGAGTGCAGtatttctttgccatttctgtGATTTACAATGGGGTGTGTCACCTCTTGGCCCCCATGTCCAGCAGCTACGCTGGCTTCTGCATTTACGCTGGCTTCTTCGGCTTTGCCTTTGGCTGGCTCAGCTCTGTCCTCTTCGAGACCCTGATGGACCTGGTGGGAGCACAGAGGTTCTCCAGCGCTGTCGGCCTGGTGACCATCGTGGAGTGCTGCCCTGTGCTTCTGGGGCCCCCTCTGCTag GGAGGCTCAATGACATGTATGGTGACTACAAGTACACGTATTGGGCCTGTGGGGTCATCCTCATCATCTCTGGCATCTACCTCTTCATCGGGATGGGCATCAACTACCGGCTGGTGGCCAAGGAGCAGAAGGCGGCGGAGGAGAAGGCGAAGAGcgaagggaaggaggaggagaccAACATCGACGAGGCCGAGAAGCAGAAAGAGGCAAACAACGACGTGACCCCCTCGCCCCAGAAAAGCACGGAGGATGGTGTCAAAGAGGAAGAGAGCCACATGTGA